One segment of Rosa chinensis cultivar Old Blush chromosome 6, RchiOBHm-V2, whole genome shotgun sequence DNA contains the following:
- the LOC112171080 gene encoding uncharacterized protein LOC112171080, with translation MERDGDTLCVPPLRIMADPLVARCIYSGKGYMIPLNQCMDYSDLYENIFRTFQFLPSDVIELQYSVIAFKTEVHKTYLSDKWSSYIHHVGEKFHGAAELREKLRKYAIAVGFEFVFLRNDLDRIHAVCTNVGTEGYDWHLRALSSSANVVVGTQKHKLLGSKVDKTCIAADVSYNLSLKPREIMSKFKSTYGFDISYKVALKAKHRAKEVIYGFNADSFKKLSWYKETVLQSNPGSSFVLEVDTSTNCFQRLFVAYGGCVEGFQLCLPVLYVDGTFGKSIYKGQILSATGRNGNQGFYPLVICFCDFETDANLTFFFKHLKSLLEPQGRAITFISDRGTRLLSAFDKVFVGHPHLFCYKHLVANLAGKYRGKGDSVLIKDVKKKFAKVAYSSTKKEYRFNLWLLREVGGAEIIDPFLAEIPVENWCRTFYTSCRYGIMANGIAKSFNSWIAIERLMPVYCMLDHTRIKQMEQMGERRDEAHRWTTELTPKMEERLKVQIKKSRRFSVHYSSLGVYEVRSDFSYVVNIFDHSCSCVKWQINCFPCPHGLAAIQAAFENVYDYIDKYFHVDMFKKSYSFPIRLITNVNMSSSESATDYILPPLAKRPPGRPRVKRFKSVGEVEKKLIHCGRCGKMGTHNKLSCTEPLVQQ, from the exons ATGGAGCGAGATGGAGATACTCTTTGTGTTCCTCCATTGCG gATTATGGCTGATCCTTTGGTTGCTAGGTGCATTTACTCTGGCAAAGGTTATATGATTCCTTTGAATCAATGTATGGACTATTCTGACTTGTATGAAAACATTTTCCGTACATTCCAGTTTTTACCAAGTGATGTTATTGAGCTTCAGTATTCAGTTATC GCATTTAAGACTGAAGTTCACAAGACGTATTTGTCTGATAAGTGGAGTTCTTATATTCATCATGTCGGGGAGAAGTTTCATGGTGCAGCTGAGCTCCGTGAGAAGCTCAGGAAGTATGCAATTGCAGTGGGTTTTGAGTTTGTATTTTTGAGAAATGATTTGGACCGTATTCATGCAGTCTGTACAAATGTTGGAACCGAAGGTTATGATTGGCATCTTCGCGCTCTTTCATCATCTGCCAATG tggTAGTTGGGACTCAAAAGCACAAGCTTTTGGGATCTAAGGTTGACAAAACTTGCATTGCTGCCGATGTTAGCTATAATCTTTCATTGAAGCCAAGGGAGATTATGAGTAAGTTCAAATCAACATATGGGTTTGATATTTCCTACAAGGTTgccttgaaagcaaagcataGGGCTAAGGAAGTGATTTATGGTTTCAATGCAGATTCGTTCAAGAAGTTATCTTGGTATAAGGAAACTGTTTTGCAGAGTAACCCGGGCtcttcttttgtgttggaagttgaCACATCTACTAATTGTTTTCAGAGGCTTTTCGTAGCTTACGGAGGTTGTGTTGAAGGCTTCCAATTGTGTTTGCCtgtgttgtatgttgatggaACATTCGGTAAAAGCATTTACAAGGGTCAGATTCTTTCTGCTACTGGACGGAATGGAAATCAAG GTTTCTACCCTCTAGTCatatgtttttgtgattttgagaCAGATGCAAATTTGACATTCTTTTTTAAGCATTTGAAGAGTTTGCTTGAACCTCAAGGAAGAGCCATCACATTTATTAGTGATCGGGGTACTAGACTGTTGAGTGCTTTCGATAAGGTATTTGTTGGTCATCCTCACCTATTTTGTTACAAGCATTTGGTGGCAAATCTTGCTGGTAAATATAGGGGTAAAGGTGATTCTGTCTTGATAAAAGATGTTAAGAAGAAGTTTGCTAAGGTTGCATATTCCTCTACTAAGAAGGAATACCGTTTTAATTTGTGGTTGCTTAGAGAAGTTGGTGGTGCCGAGATTATTGACCCTTTTCTTGCTGAAATCCCTGTGGAAAATTGGTGCCGCACATTTTATACTAGCTGCCgatatggaattatggctaATGGGATTGCTAAATCATTTAACTCTTGGATTGCAATTGAGCGTTTGATGCCGGTCTATTGTATGTTGGATCATACTAGAATAAAACAAATGGAGCAGATGGGTGAGAGGAGGGATGAGGCACACCGTTGGACCACAGaactaactcccaaaatggaGGAAAGGTTGAAGGTGCAGATAAAGAAATCTCGTCGTTTTAGTGTCCATTATTCTAGCCTTGGAGTTTACGAGGTTCGATCTGACTTTTCTTATGTAGTTAACATTTTTGATCATTCATGTTCATGTGTGAAATGGCAGATCAATTGTTTTCCTTGTCCTCACGGCCTTGCTGCAATACAAGCTGCCTTTGAAAATGTCTATGATTATATTGATAAGTACTTTCATGTTGATATGTTCAAGAAGAGCTACAGTTTTCCTATCCGGTTGATAACCAATGTCAATATGTCTTCTTCTGAATCTGCTACTGACTATATATTACCTCCCCTTGCGAAGAGGCCACCTgggaggcctagggtgaagcggttcaagtCTGTTGGAGAGGTTGAAAAGAAGCTGATTCATTGTGGCCGTTGCGGCAAAATGGGCACTCATAACAAGTTGAGCTGCACAGAACCTCTTGTCCAGCAGTAG